CATCGTCTCGATGAGGGAGCGAACAGCACCTACGCGGGCGTCAGCGGTGGCGACCGTGCGGGCTGGTCGGTCGCCGCAGCCGACGTCACCGCGGACGGCGACCGAGAGGTGCTCGTCGGTGCGCCGTTCAACGACAGCAACGGGGTCGACGCCGGCGCGGTCTACGTACTCTCGGCGACCTCGGACGGAGGGACCGCTGCCGACGCTGGGAGCGGCGGTGCAGACGACAGCGGCGTCGTCTCAGTCGACACCGGACAAACGCTCGAAGGCGTCGCGGCGGGTGACGCCGCCGGGTTCTCCCTCGAACCCGTGGGACAGGTTGTGGAGAGAGAAAGGGGGAGCTCAGCCGGGAATCGAGGTCCCGACATCGCGATCGGCGCACCGTTCAGCGACGCCGCCGCGACCGACGCCGGCGCGGTCTACGTCATCGAATCCGGTGAATTCGACGGCCTCGACGCCGACGAGCGCGATCGGCGGACGTCGCTCTCGGGAGCCGAAGCGACGGTGACGGGCGAGACCGCGGGCGACCGGGCGGGCTGGAGCGTCGCCGGCGACACCCAACTCCGCTGTACCCGCCACGACGATCTCGTGGTCGGAGCCCCCTTCAGTAACAACGGGGCCACCGAATCGGGATCCGCCTACGTCGTCGGCGGTCTCGACGGCGAGCGGCAACTGGACGGTGACGACGTGCGAATCGACGGTGCAGCGGCGTTCGATCGCGCCGGGTGGGCGGTCACGAGCGTCTCGGACGCGACGGGCGACGGCGCGACGGACGTCCTCGTCGGAGCACCGTTCTCCGACAGCGGAGCACCCGACGGCGGTGCAGTATATCTCGTCGCCGGGAGCTGTCAGGAGACGAAAGACGACAGAGGATCGGGCGGCGGCGATGGCGAGCGGGACGACGGAGACGACCGCGGTCGGGACAGGAGCGACGACCGCGACCGTGACGAGCGAGATCGTGATAGCGGAGACGGAGACGGCCGCGACGACAGAGATGGCAGAGACAGTCGCGACCGCGACGATCGCGGTGATAGAGACGATCGTGGGGATCGTGGGGATCGTGACGACAGAGACAACAGCGACGGGAGAGATCGAGATCGGAGCGATGACCGCGACGACAGGGACGATAGAGACGACGACTCGGAAACAGACACGCCCACCGATGGGGCCCGAGCGATCGACTCCTGTACCGTCATCGACGAGCCGGGCGCTTACGCGCTGACGACCGACATTCAGAGCGGGACGTCGGGGACCTGTGTCTTGATCAGTTCGAGCGACGTCGAACTGACCGGTGACGGCCACTCGATCGACGGCGAGCGCGTCAACGACAGCGTCGGGCTCCAAGTGGCTACCCGGGGCAGGGCCACCATCGAGAACGTCACGATCCGCGACGTCAGTGCCACGAACTGGGAGACGGGCATCGAAATCGGAGACTTCAATAATGCGTATCCGGTGGCTGCGACGCTCTCGAACGTCGAGTCGAGCGAAAACGAGTGGGGGGGAATCTTCTTCGTGGACGCCTCCGGCTCGGTGCTCGAGGACGCGAGCGCCACCGGGAACGGATACAACGGAATCACGCTCTGGGAGACGAACGACGTGCGGTTCGAGGACGTGACCGCAGCCGAGAACGGACGGTCAGGACTGTGGATATGGGACAGCGTCGGCGACAGTGAGTTCGTCCGGGTGACGGCGACGGGCAATGCGGACCACGGAATCCGAACGGGGACGGACGTGTTCCGTAACACCATCTCCGAGTCCACCGTCGCGGACAACGGAGATCACGGGATCGAAATAGACAGAGACAGCGGTCGCTCGAACGTCATTCGAGACACGACTGTCGAACGGAACGGCGGAGCGGGAATCCGAGCTGCCGACGGCGGCGAACTCGAAGACGTCGTCGTCCGCGATAACGACGGCAGGGAGTTGGACGCTCGTGTCGATTTCGCCCAACCGGCCCTATCCGCCTCGGAGTTGACGATCGGCGACAACGCGGGGTTCGAGTTCACCGACGAGGCGCTCGCAATCGAGACCGTCGATCGGGAGTCGCTTCCGGGGCTGCCCGCCGACGCGCAGGCCGTCGGTGACGGCGTCGAGGTCGTCGACGTCGAGAGCGCAACCGTGACCCTCCAGTACGACGACGGCGTCAGCGGGGATCAGATCGAACTGTGGCGCTACGACGGGAGCGAGTGGGACCCAGTGGAGACGTTCGAGGCCACGGGCGGGGAAATCACCGCCGAACTCACCGAGGACGGCACCTACGCCCCCATCGAGGTAGCTCAGAGCGGGTCGTCTACGTCGGGAGCGGACACGGAAGCGACGACCACTACCGAACCGACGACGACCGCTGACGAAACCGCCACGGTCACTGACGAACCGACGGCAACCGCGGATGAAACCGCCACGACCACTAACGAACCCACGATGGCCACCGACGAACCCACAGCGACGACAGCAGAGACACCCAGCACCGAGGACTCGAACTCGACGTCCGCGGAGACGCCGACGACCGCCGACGCGTCGACAGAGCCACCGGACGAGACACCCACGGCCACCGACGAGCCGACGGAGCCACCCGCTGAAAACCCGACAGCCATCGACGAACCGACCGAATCAGCTGATGAAACCCCCACAGACGAGGACGAGTCGGATCTGGCTGCGGCCATAGAGGCGTCCACGGATGGGGAGACGACGGCCGATCCGACCGACGAATCGACGACGGCTTCGACTCCCCAACAAACCACAACGGCGGCGGCCGAAACCGAGACACCATCGACCGCGGAGCCCGGATCGACGGAGGCGTCGGGAACAACAGAATCGATCACAGCCGAGCCGCAGACGACAGCGGTAACCACAGCGACCGAACAAGCGACGACAGGAGCACAGACTACGGAATCGCCGACTACGACATCACCAGCTACGGCGTCACCAACTACGGAGCCTCCGACAGCGACCGAAACACCCACAACTGAACCACAGACAGCGACCCAGTCGACGACCGAACCGCCAACTACCGAACCGCCGTCCCCTGATACCGGACCTCCCGTGGAGGTCGAACGGAGCGACCCGAGTGCAGCGGACGACGAGACGGAGACACCGACGCAGACGACCGCCACAGCGACGCCAGAGGAGAGAGAAACGGAAGAAGACGACAGTTCGGAGGAGGAAACGTCGGAAGCGAATGACGAAGAAACGACAGAATCCGAAGAACAGACTGACGAGGAAACGACAGAATCCGAAGAACCGTCAGCGAGTGATGAAGCGTCGACAGCGGAGAGTCGGGGACGGGGACCGCCGGCTACTCGGGGGAAAGAAGCGGCCGAAAAAGCGGGCAGATCCTCACGCGGATCTGGATAGATATCCACGAACTTGTACATCGACCGTTCACTTACACAAGACTTTTACTGAATTCGTATAATAATCTGGATACGGTCGCGGACGAACGCGTCGACGGGCGCGCGGGTAGGGGTACACGAGCGAACGTCGACCGCCGTCCGACGGACATTTTTCGGGAACCAACGGGGAGAGCCGAGAGTATCGACGACATCGATTAGGCGACTAGCGCGACGTACACGACGGCGTACCCCACGAGCGCGACGGTGGTCCCGGCGAGCGCGATCGCGACGAACGCGAGATCGGGCCGGAACGCTCGCGGGTCGAACCTGTCGGTGCCGATCACCGCGTAGAGCGGCGGCATCGATCGGTACCACGCGAGGACGCCGCAGACGGAGCCGACAGCGAGGATCGAGAACACGAAGTGATACGACACGTCGAGCGTCGGCGGCGCGAGAACGATCGCCGCGGCCCCGTACGTCGCGCCCAATGCAGCGGTCCGATCCGAAAAGAGCCGAACGGAACGGTCAGTGAGTCGCACAACGGCCAACACGGCGAGCCAGACGACCGCCAGTTCGAGCGCGAACGCGCCGAGGAGGTGGATCGTCGGATCGGGGTGTAACGCGACCCGGCCGTCGAACACGGTGAACTGCAGCGGATACAGCAGCCGCGGCGGCTCGCCAGTCACGAGATCGCCCCACGGATGCGTGAGGAGCCCCGCAGTGGCGGCGAGCGCGATCTGGCGAGGAGACAGCGGGGTCCGACGCGCCGCGAGCGTGGCGAGCGCGGCACCGC
This DNA window, taken from Halobellus sp. LT62, encodes the following:
- a CDS encoding right-handed parallel beta-helix repeat-containing protein, with amino-acid sequence MDRSVLQEGLPLVFVLVTFVVLGGAVVAVSEFVVDDGPGESILADPNLNEQNVSSLTGGADQTGGSDRAAVANGGADFHGVNATVRGVTANGTAGYDIATGDVNGDGYQDLLIAAPAATNGVDPETATVRSEPTTVYLFYGPIEGETIDVDDADVTFTGGRGDGVGWSVAIGNLTADDRADIVIGAPFDARSNSDNATEGVVYVVRGEDLSGGEMDVSSEAYATYYGVGDGDRAGYAVAVSNDRRREGTASDSGARSGTGTDALVIGAPYATPNGSESGAAYLIERIAPGRHRLDEGANSTYAGVSGGDRAGWSVAAADVTADGDREVLVGAPFNDSNGVDAGAVYVLSATSDGGTAADAGSGGADDSGVVSVDTGQTLEGVAAGDAAGFSLEPVGQVVERERGSSAGNRGPDIAIGAPFSDAAATDAGAVYVIESGEFDGLDADERDRRTSLSGAEATVTGETAGDRAGWSVAGDTQLRCTRHDDLVVGAPFSNNGATESGSAYVVGGLDGERQLDGDDVRIDGAAAFDRAGWAVTSVSDATGDGATDVLVGAPFSDSGAPDGGAVYLVAGSCQETKDDRGSGGGDGERDDGDDRGRDRSDDRDRDERDRDSGDGDGRDDRDGRDSRDRDDRGDRDDRGDRGDRDDRDNSDGRDRDRSDDRDDRDDRDDDSETDTPTDGARAIDSCTVIDEPGAYALTTDIQSGTSGTCVLISSSDVELTGDGHSIDGERVNDSVGLQVATRGRATIENVTIRDVSATNWETGIEIGDFNNAYPVAATLSNVESSENEWGGIFFVDASGSVLEDASATGNGYNGITLWETNDVRFEDVTAAENGRSGLWIWDSVGDSEFVRVTATGNADHGIRTGTDVFRNTISESTVADNGDHGIEIDRDSGRSNVIRDTTVERNGGAGIRAADGGELEDVVVRDNDGRELDARVDFAQPALSASELTIGDNAGFEFTDEALAIETVDRESLPGLPADAQAVGDGVEVVDVESATVTLQYDDGVSGDQIELWRYDGSEWDPVETFEATGGEITAELTEDGTYAPIEVAQSGSSTSGADTEATTTTEPTTTADETATVTDEPTATADETATTTNEPTMATDEPTATTAETPSTEDSNSTSAETPTTADASTEPPDETPTATDEPTEPPAENPTAIDEPTESADETPTDEDESDLAAAIEASTDGETTADPTDESTTASTPQQTTTAAAETETPSTAEPGSTEASGTTESITAEPQTTAVTTATEQATTGAQTTESPTTTSPATASPTTEPPTATETPTTEPQTATQSTTEPPTTEPPSPDTGPPVEVERSDPSAADDETETPTQTTATATPEERETEEDDSSEEETSEANDEETTESEEQTDEETTESEEPSASDEASTAESRGRGPPATRGKEAAEKAGRSSRGSG
- a CDS encoding metal-dependent hydrolase, whose protein sequence is MFVGHALLAFALAVLFAEWRGWPARNALFLGIVTGLFAALPDIDVVYALAAIDGGRFLGGGSVDPEVFWSAANAVHRSMTHSLLVAAVAGPAAGLWAVRHAPPRRKWLARTGAVTLLLGLVAVATAVSGPLGTLVMGAFVVGGAALATLAARRTPLSPRQIALAATAGLLTHPWGDLVTGEPPRLLYPLQFTVFDGRVALHPDPTIHLLGAFALELAVVWLAVLAVVRLTDRSVRLFSDRTAALGATYGAAAIVLAPPTLDVSYHFVFSILAVGSVCGVLAWYRSMPPLYAVIGTDRFDPRAFRPDLAFVAIALAGTTVALVGYAVVYVALVA